One window of the Halarcobacter mediterraneus genome contains the following:
- a CDS encoding (Fe-S)-binding protein: MKVGLFIPCFMNELYPNSSMATLKLLKKFNMDVEYPMDQTCCGQPMANSGCSKDMKTLALRFVEIFKKYDYIVAPTGSCVTMVKDHYEAFFDEDDKDYNKVKTSIYEVCEFLHDIIKVEKIDSYFPHKVGVHNSCHGHRGLKLGSASELNIPKNNKLKNLLNLVEGIEIVELNREDECCGFGGTFAITEEDISVAMGKDRIKDHIDSNVEIMTGADMSCLMHMQGLINRENKPLKVMHITEILAGKVQL; encoded by the coding sequence ATGAAAGTAGGTTTATTTATTCCCTGTTTTATGAATGAGTTGTATCCAAATAGTTCGATGGCAACTTTAAAACTATTAAAGAAATTTAATATGGATGTTGAGTATCCAATGGACCAAACATGTTGTGGGCAGCCAATGGCAAATTCAGGCTGCTCTAAAGATATGAAAACATTAGCACTTAGGTTTGTGGAAATATTCAAAAAATATGACTATATTGTTGCTCCAACTGGTTCATGTGTAACTATGGTAAAAGATCATTACGAAGCATTTTTTGATGAAGATGATAAAGACTACAATAAAGTGAAAACTTCTATTTACGAAGTGTGTGAATTTTTACATGATATTATTAAAGTAGAAAAAATTGATTCTTATTTCCCACACAAAGTAGGAGTTCATAACTCTTGTCATGGACATAGAGGTTTAAAATTAGGAAGTGCAAGTGAACTTAATATTCCTAAAAATAATAAGCTAAAAAACCTACTTAATTTAGTAGAGGGAATAGAAATTGTTGAATTAAACAGAGAAGATGAGTGTTGTGGTTTTGGTGGAACCTTTGCTATAACAGAAGAAGATATTTCTGTTGCAATGGGTAAAGATAGAATTAAAGACCACATTGACTCAAATGTTGAGATAATGACAGGTGCTGATATGTCATGTCTTATGCATATGCAAGGTTTAATAAATAGAGAAAATAAACCTTTAAAAGTAATGCATATAACTGAAATCCTTGCAGGAAAGGTTCAATTATGA
- a CDS encoding class I SAM-dependent methyltransferase, with amino-acid sequence MIGGINNHKFYKKAIDKYGISARGVHWQSQFTQYLRFEILNSFIKEDIEKSTLVDAGCGFAEYLNYLKKSSLEPKLYLGIDVEEKMISLSEKRFPNNKFLVKDILKDSLPEADYFVCSGAMNILRKKQMFRFIENCLNSSKKGFVFNFLKSHTLNGVAYEKVIDFCEGLGKEIYIKDYYLDNDISIFLKH; translated from the coding sequence ATGATTGGTGGAATTAATAATCATAAATTCTATAAAAAAGCAATAGATAAATATGGAATAAGTGCAAGAGGTGTACATTGGCAGTCCCAATTTACTCAATACCTTAGATTCGAAATATTAAACTCTTTTATAAAAGAAGATATTGAAAAATCAACTTTAGTAGATGCAGGATGTGGCTTCGCAGAGTATTTAAATTATTTGAAAAAGTCCAGTTTAGAGCCTAAATTATATCTTGGTATTGATGTTGAAGAGAAGATGATTTCTTTAAGTGAAAAGCGTTTTCCTAATAATAAATTTTTAGTAAAAGATATTTTAAAAGACTCTTTGCCTGAAGCTGATTATTTTGTTTGTAGTGGTGCTATGAATATACTTAGAAAAAAACAGATGTTTAGGTTTATTGAAAATTGTTTAAATTCTTCAAAAAAAGGTTTTGTTTTTAATTTTCTAAAATCTCATACTTTAAATGGTGTAGCATATGAAAAAGTAATTGACTTTTGTGAAGGCTTAGGTAAAGAAATTTATATAAAAGACTATTACTTGGATAATGATATTTCCATTTTTTTAAAGCACTAA
- a CDS encoding deoxycytidylate deaminase: MISDRNFINIAHEIASASKCVSKQVGAVIVKDGRILSTGYNGTPAGYINCSTHWDGEYTKDHHEWSKTYEIHAEMNALIWAARKGISIEGGTIYVTLEPCSECSKNLIAAGIKRIVYDKAYEHTNSDIVSKFIKDNGVIIEQIK; this comes from the coding sequence ATGATAAGTGATAGAAATTTTATTAACATTGCACATGAAATTGCAAGTGCTTCAAAATGTGTGTCAAAACAAGTAGGTGCAGTGATTGTAAAAGATGGGAGAATTTTATCTACTGGATATAATGGAACACCAGCTGGTTATATTAATTGTAGTACACATTGGGATGGAGAATATACAAAAGATCATCATGAGTGGTCAAAAACTTATGAGATTCACGCAGAAATGAATGCTTTAATTTGGGCTGCAAGAAAAGGGATTAGTATTGAGGGTGGTACTATATATGTAACTTTGGAACCTTGCAGTGAATGTTCTAAAAATTTAATAGCTGCAGGTATTAAAAGAATAGTTTATGATAAAGCTTATGAACATACCAACTCTGATATTGTTTCTAAATTTATAAAAGACAATGGAGTTATAATAGAGCAAATTAAATGA
- the accB gene encoding acetyl-CoA carboxylase biotin carboxyl carrier protein — MDFKEIKELIRVFDKSELNKLKVKEGEFEVSMQKGFETGTVVTTAAPIAAPAPATTQAAPVPAVVPGESATTIAGDTINSPMVGTYYEAPSPEAPAFVKKGDTVKKGQTLCILEAMKIMNEVEAEFDCKIIDVLIENGKPVEYDMPLFAVEKL, encoded by the coding sequence ATGGATTTTAAAGAAATAAAAGAATTAATAAGAGTATTTGATAAAAGTGAATTAAATAAACTAAAAGTAAAAGAAGGAGAATTTGAAGTTTCTATGCAAAAAGGGTTTGAAACTGGAACTGTAGTAACAACTGCTGCTCCAATTGCAGCACCTGCACCTGCTACTACTCAAGCAGCACCTGTTCCTGCTGTAGTTCCAGGAGAATCAGCAACTACTATTGCAGGAGATACAATCAACTCTCCTATGGTAGGAACATACTATGAAGCTCCATCACCAGAAGCTCCTGCTTTTGTAAAAAAAGGTGATACTGTAAAAAAAGGTCAAACACTTTGTATTTTAGAAGCAATGAAAATTATGAATGAAGTTGAAGCAGAATTCGATTGCAAAATTATTGATGTTTTAATTGAAAATGGAAAACCTGTTGAATATGATATGCCATTATTTGCAGTAGAAAAACTTTAA
- a CDS encoding acetyl-CoA carboxylase biotin carboxylase subunit, with amino-acid sequence MAEIKKILIANRGEIVQRAIRTIREMGKKSVAIYSVGDKNASYLKHADEAICIGDVKSIDSYLNIPAIITAAEITGCDAIFPGYGFLSENQDFVEICKLHDIKFIGPSTDVMEKMADKSKAKDEMIKAGVPVVPGSPGAVHSVEEAKKVAEEIGYPIMAKASAGGGGRGMRLIESEDKFEQLFTAASSEALAAFGDGTMYLERFINNPRHIEVQVVGDSHGNAIHIGERDCSLQRRHQKVIEESPAILLNEETRQNLLDVAVKATKYLKYEGAGTFEFLADDQQNFYFMEMNTRLQVEHPVSEMVSGIDIIELMIKVAQGEELPPQETIKFRGHSIEVRITAEDPNSFLPSPGKVSQWFVPGGRNVRVDSHVYAGYIVPPYYDSMIGKLIVWGRSREKAINIMKRALNEFEVEGIRTTIPFHKKMMENEDFISNNYDTKYLENYKKLDDL; translated from the coding sequence ATGGCTGAAATAAAAAAGATATTAATCGCTAATAGAGGAGAAATAGTTCAAAGAGCTATTAGAACTATTAGAGAAATGGGTAAAAAATCTGTTGCAATTTATAGTGTAGGAGATAAAAATGCTTCATATTTAAAACATGCAGATGAAGCAATTTGTATTGGTGATGTTAAATCAATTGATTCATATTTAAATATTCCTGCAATTATCACTGCTGCTGAAATTACAGGTTGTGATGCAATTTTTCCAGGATATGGATTTTTATCAGAAAATCAAGATTTTGTAGAAATTTGTAAATTACATGATATTAAATTCATTGGTCCATCAACTGATGTAATGGAAAAAATGGCTGATAAATCAAAAGCAAAAGATGAAATGATAAAAGCAGGTGTTCCTGTTGTTCCAGGTAGCCCTGGTGCCGTTCATTCTGTAGAGGAAGCTAAAAAAGTTGCTGAAGAAATTGGTTATCCAATTATGGCAAAAGCAAGTGCAGGTGGTGGTGGAAGAGGAATGAGACTTATTGAATCAGAAGATAAATTTGAACAACTTTTTACAGCTGCCTCTTCTGAAGCACTTGCTGCCTTTGGTGATGGAACAATGTATCTTGAAAGATTTATCAATAATCCAAGACATATTGAAGTACAAGTTGTTGGTGATTCTCATGGAAATGCTATTCATATTGGAGAAAGAGATTGTTCACTTCAAAGAAGACACCAAAAAGTTATTGAAGAGTCTCCTGCAATTTTGTTAAATGAAGAAACAAGACAAAATCTTTTAGATGTTGCTGTTAAGGCAACAAAATATTTAAAATATGAAGGAGCTGGTACATTTGAATTTTTAGCAGATGACCAACAAAACTTCTATTTTATGGAAATGAATACTAGACTTCAAGTTGAACATCCTGTTTCAGAAATGGTTTCTGGAATTGATATTATTGAACTAATGATAAAAGTTGCACAAGGAGAAGAATTGCCTCCTCAAGAGACTATTAAGTTTAGAGGACACTCTATTGAAGTAAGAATTACAGCAGAAGACCCAAACTCTTTCCTACCAAGTCCTGGAAAAGTTTCACAATGGTTTGTTCCAGGAGGAAGAAATGTAAGAGTTGACTCTCATGTTTATGCAGGATATATAGTTCCTCCTTATTATGACTCAATGATTGGAAAACTAATTGTTTGGGGAAGAAGTAGAGAAAAAGCTATAAATATTATGAAAAGAGCTTTAAATGAGTTTGAAGTAGAAGGAATTAGAACAACTATTCCATTCCATAAAAAGATGATGGAAAATGAAGATTTTATTTCAAATAATTATGATACAAAATACTTAGAAAACTATAAAAAATTAGATGACTTATAA
- a CDS encoding DEAD/DEAH box helicase, producing the protein MTFNEFNFKENLQKAIDEAGFKEPSPIQKDAIPVILEGKDIVGQAHTGTGKTAAFGLPLINKMKGDKEVEAVVIVPTRELAMQVSDELFRFGKNLGINTATVYGGQSYSRQLKHIENAGIIVATPGRFLDLLKGKKINIKPSFIVLDEADEMLDMGFLDDIKEIFNFMPKERQTLLFSATMPTAIKTLAKTILKEPEFITITKSEITNSKITQTFYVVDEFERDDALIRLYDFKNPEKSIIFCRTKKEVDRLSTFLVSQGFSAKGLHGDMEQRQREEAINAFKKKKLEILIATDVAARGLDVNDVTHVFNYHLPFDSESYVHRIGRTGRAGKDGTAVSIVTPHEFRMLQKIQKATGGKLEAKVIPNVASVKEKKTDSLKSKITEQKVYDSGVDLVESLKEEYDLSTIAHKLASMLTNSTYVKGNNNIGKSHTDIKRLFERLKDDRGNGGSRNGNRGGRGRRNSNSRNRNQDQKRRPRRR; encoded by the coding sequence ATGACATTTAATGAATTTAATTTCAAAGAAAACTTACAAAAAGCAATTGATGAAGCAGGTTTTAAAGAACCAAGTCCTATTCAAAAAGATGCTATTCCTGTAATTCTAGAAGGAAAAGATATTGTAGGTCAAGCACATACAGGTACAGGAAAAACAGCAGCTTTTGGTTTACCACTTATTAATAAGATGAAAGGTGATAAAGAAGTTGAAGCTGTAGTAATTGTTCCTACAAGAGAACTTGCAATGCAAGTTAGTGACGAACTTTTTAGGTTTGGTAAAAATCTAGGAATTAACACAGCAACAGTATATGGTGGACAATCTTATTCAAGACAGTTAAAACATATTGAAAATGCAGGTATTATTGTAGCAACTCCAGGAAGATTTTTAGACTTATTAAAAGGTAAAAAGATTAATATCAAACCTTCTTTTATAGTTCTAGATGAAGCAGATGAGATGCTTGATATGGGATTTTTAGATGATATTAAAGAAATCTTCAACTTTATGCCAAAAGAAAGACAAACACTATTGTTTTCTGCAACAATGCCTACAGCAATAAAAACTCTTGCTAAAACTATTTTAAAAGAACCAGAGTTTATAACTATTACAAAATCAGAAATAACAAATTCAAAAATTACTCAAACATTTTATGTGGTTGATGAATTTGAAAGAGATGATGCTTTAATTAGACTTTATGATTTTAAAAACCCTGAGAAATCTATCATTTTTTGTAGAACGAAAAAAGAAGTTGATAGATTATCTACATTTTTAGTTTCTCAAGGCTTTAGTGCTAAAGGTCTTCATGGAGATATGGAACAAAGACAAAGAGAAGAAGCAATAAATGCTTTTAAAAAGAAAAAACTAGAAATTTTAATTGCTACTGATGTTGCAGCAAGAGGACTAGATGTAAATGATGTAACTCATGTATTTAATTATCATTTACCATTTGATTCAGAAAGCTATGTTCATAGAATTGGAAGAACTGGACGTGCAGGAAAAGATGGGACAGCAGTTTCTATTGTAACTCCCCATGAATTTAGAATGTTACAAAAAATTCAAAAAGCTACTGGTGGAAAACTTGAAGCTAAAGTTATTCCAAATGTAGCATCTGTAAAAGAAAAAAAGACTGACTCATTAAAAAGTAAAATCACAGAACAAAAAGTTTATGATTCTGGGGTTGATTTAGTTGAATCTTTAAAAGAAGAATATGATTTATCAACAATTGCTCACAAACTAGCTTCTATGCTTACAAATAGTACTTATGTAAAAGGAAATAATAATATCGGTAAATCTCATACAGATATTAAAAGACTATTTGAAAGACTTAAAGACGATAGAGGAAATGGTGGTTCAAGAAATGGTAATAGAGGTGGAAGAGGAAGAAGAAATAGCAACTCTAGAAATAGAAACCAAGACCAAAAAAGAAGACCAAGAAGAAGATAA
- a CDS encoding porin family protein, producing the protein MSKSIFLFFTFFLLSTKLLAEENTYEFVDTYNGFNDKLKWVNLDKEEAEFKMGKEDDFFKYMLNYKLKKAGYQSDDNTYTKYNDLYDEENMYNLLFNNYMYLNNEIWLDINMQYKDSIGSNYIASSIYRKKDISQESNIKLYYKPYSFLTTSLSFEGTNIDTIGHKSDYKVFKDNKNKKFSFNVKSDFDFFSIDTSLYQINRDYIYRKEKELDNDYIETSDKRYKGISLSLSKEVQNSYSIKTSFFKVDRDYNYIYDEEEDNSFKNIEEDYQGVELSLSKNLSEDIKVTTSAKVTDIEVTNSNLDYLIGKKPKYSPEKKADVSLEYSLKNIKFISKVSHVAKRYSDSSNNEELDSYTIGSIGASFFTQFRNKDLRIDLDIKNILNEEYYIYSDTQGDPRTFLFNIMLEL; encoded by the coding sequence ATGAGTAAAAGTATTTTTCTTTTTTTTACTTTTTTTTTATTATCAACTAAACTTCTTGCAGAAGAAAATACTTATGAGTTTGTAGATACTTATAATGGTTTTAATGATAAATTAAAATGGGTAAATCTAGATAAAGAAGAAGCTGAATTTAAAATGGGTAAAGAAGATGACTTTTTCAAATATATGCTAAATTATAAGCTTAAAAAAGCTGGTTATCAAAGTGACGACAATACTTATACTAAATATAATGATTTATATGATGAAGAAAATATGTATAATCTTTTATTCAATAATTATATGTATCTAAATAATGAAATCTGGTTAGATATTAATATGCAATATAAAGACTCTATAGGAAGTAACTATATTGCTAGCTCTATTTACAGAAAAAAAGATATTTCTCAAGAGTCTAATATAAAACTATACTATAAACCCTACTCTTTTCTTACTACAAGTTTAAGTTTTGAAGGAACAAATATAGACACGATAGGTCATAAATCAGACTACAAAGTTTTTAAAGATAATAAAAACAAAAAGTTTAGTTTTAATGTAAAAAGTGATTTTGATTTTTTTTCCATTGATACCTCTTTATATCAAATCAATCGAGACTATATATATAGAAAAGAAAAAGAACTAGACAATGATTATATAGAAACAAGCGATAAAAGATATAAAGGAATTAGTCTTTCACTATCAAAAGAAGTTCAAAACTCATACTCTATAAAAACTTCATTTTTTAAAGTAGATCGGGATTATAATTATATCTATGATGAAGAAGAGGATAATAGTTTTAAAAATATTGAAGAAGACTATCAAGGAGTTGAACTTTCTTTGTCAAAGAATTTAAGTGAAGATATTAAAGTAACCACCTCAGCAAAGGTTACTGATATTGAAGTTACGAATAGTAATTTGGATTATCTAATAGGTAAAAAACCTAAATATTCTCCTGAAAAAAAAGCCGATGTAAGTTTAGAATATAGTTTAAAAAATATAAAATTTATAAGTAAAGTTTCACATGTTGCAAAAAGGTATAGTGATAGTTCAAACAATGAAGAACTCGATAGTTATACAATAGGAAGTATTGGTGCTTCTTTTTTCACGCAGTTTAGAAATAAAGACTTGAGAATTGATTTAGATATAAAAAATATACTAAATGAAGAGTATTATATTTATTCTGATACGCAAGGGGATCCTAGAACTTTTCTTTTTAATATAATGCTTGAGTTATAA
- a CDS encoding inorganic phosphate transporter codes for MDIKTLHKFEKATDETLPSFAKFSLALIFVVLVFLWSYTSHGNVHNNTFLIIGAVFGAYMAMNIGANDVANNVGPAVGSKAMTLMWAIIIAAVFEAAGAFIAGGDVVKTIKKGIIDPALITNPEIFIWAMTAALLAAALWLNFATSIGAPVSTTHSIVGGVMGAGIAAAGFSIVSWGTMAKIAASWVISPLLGGIIAASFLYFIKKKIIFKEDLLESAKKFVPILVAVMSWAFSTYLILKGVKKLIKLDFLTASLIGLIIAICIYYFVKPLVIKASSKIANDREGVNSLFTIPLIFAAALLSFAHGANDVANAIGPLAAINDAIMHGGISPKVDIPFWVMAVGAIGLAVGLALYGPKLIKTVGSEITELDQIRAFSIAMAAAVTVIFASQLGLPVSSTHIAVGGVFGVGFLREWIDSSETRFIADTRKKFKKDKKILDDYEEELTTLEALSEKKKSDYIRIAELYKNIEEKIEQVREDKRNFKSAKKVKYVKRDAVKKIIAAWIITVPTAALLSAAIFFMIKGIMT; via the coding sequence TTGGATATTAAAACACTTCATAAATTTGAAAAAGCTACAGATGAAACACTACCAAGCTTTGCAAAATTTTCTTTAGCACTTATATTCGTTGTACTTGTATTTTTATGGAGCTATACTTCACATGGCAATGTTCATAACAATACTTTCTTAATCATTGGAGCAGTATTTGGTGCTTATATGGCTATGAATATTGGAGCCAATGATGTTGCAAATAATGTTGGTCCAGCTGTTGGCTCAAAAGCGATGACTCTTATGTGGGCAATTATTATTGCTGCCGTATTTGAAGCCGCTGGAGCTTTTATTGCAGGTGGAGATGTTGTAAAGACAATAAAAAAAGGCATTATTGATCCAGCATTAATAACAAATCCTGAAATATTTATTTGGGCTATGACTGCTGCTCTTTTGGCGGCTGCTCTTTGGTTAAACTTCGCAACATCTATAGGAGCACCTGTTTCGACAACACACTCAATTGTAGGTGGAGTAATGGGAGCTGGTATAGCAGCTGCTGGCTTTTCCATAGTTTCTTGGGGAACAATGGCTAAAATAGCAGCTTCTTGGGTTATTTCTCCATTATTAGGTGGAATTATTGCTGCTAGTTTTCTTTATTTTATTAAAAAGAAAATCATTTTTAAAGAGGATTTACTGGAATCTGCTAAAAAATTTGTGCCTATTTTAGTAGCTGTTATGTCTTGGGCATTTTCAACTTACTTAATTCTGAAAGGTGTTAAAAAACTAATAAAACTTGATTTTTTAACTGCTTCCCTTATTGGACTAATTATTGCTATTTGTATTTACTATTTTGTTAAACCACTTGTTATAAAAGCATCTTCAAAAATAGCTAATGATAGAGAAGGGGTTAACTCTTTATTCACAATACCACTTATTTTTGCAGCTGCATTACTATCTTTTGCCCATGGAGCAAATGATGTAGCAAATGCAATTGGACCACTTGCTGCTATAAATGATGCAATAATGCATGGAGGTATTTCTCCAAAAGTTGATATACCTTTTTGGGTAATGGCAGTAGGAGCGATTGGTCTTGCAGTAGGTCTTGCTTTATATGGTCCAAAGCTAATCAAAACTGTTGGCTCTGAAATTACTGAGTTAGATCAAATAAGAGCCTTTTCTATCGCAATGGCTGCAGCTGTAACTGTGATTTTTGCTTCACAATTGGGTCTTCCTGTTTCTTCTACTCATATTGCAGTTGGTGGAGTATTTGGAGTTGGATTCTTAAGAGAGTGGATTGATTCATCAGAAACAAGATTTATAGCAGATACAAGAAAAAAATTTAAAAAAGATAAAAAAATTCTAGATGATTATGAAGAAGAGCTAACTACACTAGAAGCTTTATCAGAAAAAAAGAAATCAGATTATATTAGAATTGCTGAACTTTATAAAAATATTGAAGAAAAAATAGAACAAGTTAGAGAAGATAAAAGAAATTTCAAATCTGCAAAAAAAGTAAAATATGTAAAAAGAGATGCTGTTAAGAAAATAATTGCTGCTTGGATTATTACTGTTCCTACGGCTGCTTTATTATCTGCTGCTATCTTTTTTATGATAAAAGGTATTATGACTTAA
- a CDS encoding AEC family transporter translates to MSVSTIYLFIVIGFIFKRVFKNEVKEKSFVLLNLYFLQPVLIFWGLTRAPINNEFLISPLIYFIAIFITLIIAFFYSKKIFKNYQDRSIFLASSLVGNTGNLGIPLGIALFGEASVPYTSILNIANIFYIYIFSVYFFAGEKFKFTDALKEIFKIPAMHSAILALLFNYYGFSLNEDLDKVFNMGAYAAIVMQLIVFGIFMSQVKVKSANWNLSINITLFKHIILPIIGLFVIVYFKIDPFVGAIIFLELIVPLAVNNVNLSSLYNCKPIDTTFAVIISTLCFVAFMAIYVIVINKFFGL, encoded by the coding sequence ATATCTGTTAGTACTATTTATCTTTTTATTGTTATTGGTTTTATTTTTAAAAGAGTTTTCAAAAATGAAGTAAAAGAAAAAAGCTTTGTACTTTTAAATCTATACTTTTTACAACCAGTACTTATTTTTTGGGGTTTAACAAGAGCTCCTATCAATAATGAGTTTTTAATATCTCCTCTTATTTATTTTATAGCTATTTTTATTACCTTGATTATTGCATTTTTTTATTCGAAAAAGATTTTTAAGAATTATCAAGACCGTTCAATATTTTTGGCATCTTCTCTTGTAGGAAATACAGGAAACTTAGGTATTCCACTTGGAATTGCTCTTTTTGGAGAAGCTTCTGTTCCTTATACTTCTATTTTAAATATTGCTAATATATTTTATATCTATATTTTTTCTGTTTATTTTTTTGCAGGAGAAAAGTTTAAATTTACAGATGCGTTAAAAGAGATTTTTAAAATACCAGCTATGCATTCAGCAATATTAGCACTTTTATTTAATTATTATGGTTTTTCATTAAATGAGGATTTAGATAAAGTATTTAATATGGGTGCTTATGCAGCTATTGTTATGCAACTTATTGTATTTGGTATATTTATGTCTCAAGTTAAAGTAAAAAGTGCTAATTGGAATTTATCTATAAATATAACTCTTTTTAAACATATTATTTTACCTATTATTGGTTTATTTGTAATTGTTTATTTTAAAATTGATCCATTTGTTGGTGCAATCATTTTCCTAGAATTAATTGTGCCACTTGCCGTAAATAATGTAAACCTATCTTCACTTTATAACTGTAAGCCTATTGATACAACTTTTGCAGTAATTATTAGTACACTTTGCTTTGTAGCTTTTATGGCTATTTATGTAATTGTAATAAATAAATTCTTTGGACTATAA
- the asnB gene encoding asparagine synthase (glutamine-hydrolyzing): MCGILGSNFLSNNFKEALENLYNRGPDFSSSLKIKDKEFGHTRLAIIDLDNEANQPMVFDDILIVFNGEIYNYKELIQEENLKCKTLSDTEVLIRLYQKYEEDFLNKINGMFSFCIFDMKKEKYFCARDRYGKKPFFYYLKDNKFIFSSSIHSIIKLLGSTPKLNKVALSQYVQYFVPISPNTFYQDINSLEAATYFTLQNNDLKKKRYYKINTYKAIKEEDEALEKIEEALIKSIEARLVSDVEVGSLLSGGLDSSLVSALYSKITDSKINTFSVGYSEYKNYCELDYAEITAKHINSNHTRLEIGKDDFINYFEDTLTALEQPHADSAAVPLNILTNKIHNVGIKTVLSGEGSDELFLGYDNYAKFLGYYDFAKTLDSGQNEFLDSIIGALQNNTKESEYLRRVVKKQNIYNSFGEIYSDIQKRKLFKKVPTFKTETPKKDPVDWMSYIDLKIWLGEALLSKIDRISMKNSLELRTPFLDYRLVNLAFSIDSKLKVGDTNKYLLKKIASKYIPKEIVHRTKKGFNSPFNEWIQEEYKDSILEIILKVNKETKLFNEEYLKHIYTLASQKKFKQHLWTIFIFSKWFEKNYL; this comes from the coding sequence ATGTGTGGTATTTTAGGAAGTAATTTTTTATCAAATAATTTTAAAGAAGCTTTAGAGAATTTATACAATAGAGGTCCTGATTTTAGTTCTTCTTTAAAAATAAAAGATAAAGAGTTCGGACATACAAGATTAGCAATTATTGATTTAGACAATGAAGCAAATCAACCAATGGTTTTTGATGATATTTTAATTGTTTTTAATGGAGAAATTTATAACTATAAAGAACTTATACAAGAAGAAAATTTAAAATGTAAAACCTTATCAGATACAGAGGTTTTAATAAGACTATATCAAAAGTATGAAGAAGATTTTTTAAACAAAATAAATGGGATGTTCTCTTTTTGCATTTTTGATATGAAAAAAGAGAAATACTTTTGTGCTAGAGATAGATATGGGAAGAAACCCTTTTTTTACTATTTAAAAGACAATAAATTTATCTTCTCTTCTTCAATTCATTCTATTATAAAACTCTTAGGAAGTACTCCAAAATTAAATAAAGTAGCCTTAAGTCAATATGTACAATATTTTGTTCCAATATCTCCAAATACTTTCTATCAAGATATAAATTCCCTTGAAGCAGCAACTTACTTTACTTTACAAAATAATGATTTAAAAAAGAAAAGATACTATAAAATCAATACCTACAAAGCTATAAAAGAGGAAGATGAAGCCTTAGAAAAGATAGAAGAGGCTCTAATAAAAAGTATTGAAGCAAGACTAGTTTCTGATGTAGAAGTTGGAAGTTTACTTAGTGGTGGGCTTGATAGTTCACTTGTATCTGCTTTATACTCTAAAATTACAGATAGTAAAATAAACACTTTCTCTGTAGGATATAGTGAATATAAAAACTATTGCGAATTAGATTATGCAGAGATTACAGCAAAACATATAAACTCAAATCATACAAGACTTGAAATAGGAAAAGATGATTTTATAAACTATTTTGAAGATACTTTAACAGCATTGGAACAACCTCATGCAGATAGTGCAGCGGTTCCACTTAATATTCTTACAAATAAAATACATAATGTAGGAATAAAAACTGTTTTAAGTGGAGAAGGAAGTGATGAACTCTTTTTAGGATATGATAACTATGCTAAGTTTTTAGGATACTATGATTTTGCAAAAACTTTAGATAGTGGACAAAATGAGTTTTTAGACTCCATTATTGGTGCCTTACAAAACAATACTAAGGAGAGTGAATATTTAAGAAGAGTTGTAAAAAAACAAAATATCTATAACTCTTTTGGTGAGATTTATTCAGATATTCAAAAAAGAAAACTATTTAAGAAAGTTCCTACTTTCAAAACAGAGACCCCAAAAAAAGACCCTGTAGATTGGATGAGTTATATTGATTTAAAAATATGGCTAGGAGAAGCATTACTTAGTAAGATTGACCGTATTTCTATGAAGAACTCTTTAGAGCTTAGAACTCCCTTTTTAGACTATAGATTAGTTAATCTTGCCTTTAGTATTGATTCAAAACTTAAAGTTGGAGATACAAATAAATATCTTCTTAAAAAAATAGCTTCTAAATATATACCTAAAGAGATTGTTCACAGAACAAAGAAAGGTTTTAATTCGCCATTTAATGAGTGGATTCAAGAAGAGTATAAAGATTCTATTTTAGAAATAATATTGAAAGTAAATAAAGAAACAAAACTATTTAATGAAGAATATTTAAAACATATTTATACTTTAGCTTCACAAAAAAAGTTTAAACAACACCTTTGGACTATCTTTATTTTTTCGAAATGGTTTGAAAAAAATTACTTATAG